One region of Culex pipiens pallens isolate TS chromosome 2, TS_CPP_V2, whole genome shotgun sequence genomic DNA includes:
- the LOC120420516 gene encoding hsp70-binding protein 1, whose product MASGGDNPDQPRQPRNMQGLLKFAMEATAAEDAPAAGQLPQMDEDRRRFLEEALKTLTVDVVQEIEKAMKTLMDPATEEDDKAEAIDVIIDYVEDIDAANDFFKVGGFVIIKPGLNSENVDVRTGTLRLVGELAQNNPTCQQHLLEADVLPRLVELLSDEAPVASQAMHAISCMVRQFEPCLAAFIDMGGLECILGCIQTDNEKLRIKSSFLMSALCTEFAAVRDEFIKLNAVERVVASIRPSKEFEPKLETALSTLTVLTESQDAIRRCQAAGLSLRSKLESILKLNDGKEECLEQIEYANTLLKRCFTDNNGGTDR is encoded by the exons ATGGCAAGTGGAGGAGACAATCCGGATCAACCGAGACAACCCCGAAACATGCAG GGTCTGCTCAAATTTGCTATGGAGGCCACGGCGGCCGAGGACGCCCCTGCTGCCGGCCAGCTGCCCCAAATGGACGAAGATCGGCGTCGCTTCCTGGAGGAAGCCCTCAAAACGCTCACCGTCGATGTGGTCCAGGAAATCGAAAAAGCGATGAAAACCCTGATGGATCCCGCCACCGAGGAGGACGACAAAGCGGAAGCGATCGATGTTATAATCGATTACGTGGAGGACATTGACGCGGCCAACGATTTCTTCAAAGTGGGAGGGTTCGTCATCATAAAGCCCGGACTAAACTCGGAAAACGTCGACGTGCGAACGGGAACGCTCCGGCTGGTTGGCGAGCTGGCCCAGAACAATCCCACCTGCCAACAGCACCTGCTCGAAGCGGACGTCCTGCCCCGCCTCGTGGAACTGCTCTCGGACGAAGCTCCGGTGGCCAGCCAAGCGATGCACGCCATTTCCTGCATGGTTCGGCAGTTTGAACCGTGCCTGGCCGCGTTCATCGACATGGGTGGCCTCGAGTGCATCCTCGGCTGCATCCAAACGGACAACGAAAAGCTCCGCATCAAATCGTCCTTCCTGATGTCGGCCCTCTGCACGGAATTTGCCGCCGTTCGGGATGAGTTTATCAAGCTGAATGCTGTGGAAAGGGTGGTGGCTTCGATTCGGCCCTCGAAGGAGTTCGAGCCCAAGCTGGAGACGGCGCTGTCCACGCTGACGGTGCTGACCGAGAGCCAGGACGCGATTCGACGCTGCCAGGCGGCCGGTTTGAGCTTGAGGTCGAAGCTGGAGTCGATTCTGAAGCTGAACGATGGGAAGGAGGAGTGTTTG gagcaaaTTGAGTACGCCAACACGCTgctgaagcgatgttttaccGACAACAATGGTGGAACGGATCGGTAA
- the LOC120420145 gene encoding 5-methylcytosine rRNA methyltransferase NSUN4: protein MLLQIRKVSLLLRRAKHSKSHWSQVQKKQFARDRALENFDDFYGQVYGNRWKSIRVALLSEHKYMALVNQFGDCERTVAELEADGAINLREIYAAKKRSLSGRFEERAGGDKIFKMDQRIEAFAENRERQEMERLYKEDVPEVGTREEVEAKEEGAVDFKKSLSKTLQDDKEMDFQRIIDPDFGTSALHEFIPATKLKGMEDYVPESDHYKYYSNSADFPVTIEMENSFEIPQNLDIYTYERGNCSDFRPPRNCSTGVLSHFLLDGASILPALALDVQPGDRVLDACAAPGGKSLLLLQTLRPGTLVCNDVQESRVNRIRKLMGSYLYDFSENWKQKRCFITHGDARNLTEYDMYDRILVDVPCTTDRHSVMENDNNIFKSSRVKERLRLPELQAGLLANCLRLLRPGGSLVYSTCSLSPVQNDGVVHMALSNVFNDTGMTVTVRDLSQVMQPFSDMYKFAYPNTLKYGQLVLPFLPVNFGPMYFCKLVRNN, encoded by the exons ATGCTGCTCCAGATTCGGAAAGTGAGCTTGCTCCTGCGACGAGCCAAACACAGCAAGTCCCACTGG TCCCAAGTGCAGAAGAAGCAGTTCGCCCGGGATCGGGCGCTGGAGAACTTTGACGACTTTTACGGCCAGGTGTACGGCAACCGGTGGAAGAGCATCCGGGTGGCGCTGCTGAGCGAGCACAAGTACATGGCTTTGGTGAATCAGTTTGGCGACTGCGAGCGGACCGTGGCCGAGCTGGAGGCGGACGGAGCGATTAATTTGCGGGAGATTTACGCGGCCAAGAAGCGCTCGTTGAGTGGGCGGTTTGAAGAGCGGGCGGGTGGGGATAAGATTTTCAAGATGGACCAGCGGATTGAGGCGTTTGCGGAGAACCGAGAGCGGCAGGAGATGGAGCGGTTGTACAAGGAGGACGTGCCGGAAGTTGGGACTAGGGAAGAGGTTGAAGCGAAGGAGGAAGGAGCTGtggatttcaaaaaatctcttagCAAAACGTTGCAAGACGATAAGGAGATGGACTTTCAGCGAATAATCGATCCAGATTTTGGAACGTCCGCGCTTCACGAATTTATTCCGGCAACGAAGCTGAAGGGAATGGAAGATTACGTTCCGGAATCGGACCACTATAAATACTACAGCAACAGCGCCGACTTTCCCGTCACGATCGAGATGGAAAACAGTTTCGAAATCCCCCAAAACTTAGACATTTACACCTACGAGCGCGGCAACTGTTCCGACTTCCGTCCACCTCGAAACTGCTCAACCGGAGTTCTGTCCCATTTCCTCCTGGACGGAGCCTCAATCCTCCCAGCCCTAGCCCTAGACGTCCAACCGGGTGACCGCGTCCTGGACGCCTGCGCCGCTCCAGGCGGCAAGTCCCTGCTCCTCCTACAAACCCTCCGCCCAGGAACGCTCGTTTGCAACGACGTCCAGGAAAGTCGCGTGAATCGCATCCGAAAGCTCATGGGCAGCTACCTGTACGACTTTAGTGAAAACTGGAAGCAAAAACGGTGCTTCATCACGCACGGAGACGCTCGCAATCTCACCGAGTACGACATGTACGACCGGATCCTGGTGGACGTTCCGTGCACCACGGATCGGCACTCGGTCATGGAGAATGACAACAATATTTTCAAGTCGAGTCGTGTGAAGGAGCGGCTGAGGCTGCCCGAGTTGCAGGCGGGGCTCTTGGCGAATTGTTTGCGGCTGTTGAGGCCGGGAGGGTCGTTGGTTTACTCGACGTGCAGTCTGAGTCCGGTGCAGAATGACGGTGTGGTCCACATGGCGCTGAGCAACGTGTTTAATGACACCGGGATGACGGTGACGGTGAG AGACCTGAGCCAGGTGATGCAACCCTTCTCGGACATGTACAAGTTTGCGTACCCAAACACGCTCAAGTACGGCCAGCTGGTGCTTCCGTTCCTGCCCGTCAACTTTGGTCCGATGTACTTTTGCAAACTGGTGCGAAATAATTAG
- the LOC120420151 gene encoding general transcription factor IIH subunit 3: MDENNDTSLLVIVLDTNPSQRIIRENPHHLTQCLDSIVGFANAHLMQKAHNKLAVLACHHHATEFLYPNPGKPLDIRQVDGQYEQFTLVEKTIKQKLARMINEAPRLAAPTESLLAGSMAMALCYIARINRNKPAGVKINSRILVVTGSNECASQYMTYMNVFFTAQKQNVTLDVCALDKPLSLLQQGCDITGGQYLKLPQLDGFLQYLLWVFLPDPQMRCKLVLPPPVKVDYRAACFCHRELIDIGYVCSVCLSIFCKFSPICTTCHTVFKAPAPIAAKPKKKKMKT; this comes from the exons ATGGACG AAAACAACGACACCAGCTTGCTGGTCATAGTGCTGGACACGAACCCGTCGCAGCGCATAATCCGCGAGAACCCGCACCACCTGACGCAATGTCTGGACTCGATAGTGGGTTTCGCGAACGCCCACCTCATGCAGAAGGCCCACAACAAACTGGCCGTGCTGGCGTGCCACCACCATGCGACCGAGTTCCTGTACCCGAACCCGGGCAAACCGCTGGACATTCGTCAGGTCGATGGGCAGTACGAGCAGTTTACGCTGGTGGAGAAAACCATCAAGCAGAAGCTGGCCCGGATGATTAACGAGGCGCCGAGGTTGGCCGCTCCGACGGAATCGCTGCTGGCCGGCAGTATGGCCATGGCCCTTTGCTACATCGCTAGG ATAAACCGAAACAAACCGGCTGGAGTGAAAATCAACTCCCGGATCCTAGTGGTCACCGGAAGCAACGAGTGCGCCTCGCAGTACATGACCTACATGAACGTGTTCTTCACCGCCCAAAAGCAGAACGTCACGCTGGACGTGTGCGCGCTGGACAAACCGCTCAGTCTTCTGCAGCAGGGCTGCGACATCACCGGCGGACAATACCTGAAGCTGCCCCAACTGGACGGATTTCTGCAGTATTTGCTGTGGGTATTCCTGCCGGATCCACAGATGCGTTGCAAACTGGTGCTGCCTCCACCGGTAAAAGTGGACTACCGAGCGGCCTGTTTCTGCCACCGCGAACTCATCGACATCGGTTACGTCTGCTCGGTTTGTCTGTCCATCTTTTGCAAGTTTAGCCCGATCTGTACAACCTGCCA CACCGTCTTCAAGGCACCCGCGCCCATTGCGGCCAAACCGAAAAAGAAAAAGATGAAAACCTAA